The DNA segment TCACCGTGCCGTCGGCTTTCACGTTCGGCCCGTAAAGCAAGCCGTATCCGCCGCCCGCCGTCGGATCGATCAGCGCGCGGTAGTTGTTGTAGATCGCCGCCCGGCGCAGTTCCTCAGCGGTGGGAATGAGCGGATTTGCGAAAGTGGGCGCCGTCGCGGAGCCCAGCCCCGATTTGCCAAGCCCCGCCGTCAAGAGATCGTTGGTCACGCCGTCATAATGGGTATGCAGCACGCCTTCGTCCGGATCGGCCAGAGCGCGCGTGTTCGCGATGACAATGGCGAACGCCAGAACCGAGGCGGATGCGAAATATGCGGCTGAAAGCCGGGCAACCCTGCGCATGAACTTCTCTCCCTTGTGGTGCTGGCTCTTGCCAAGCATTTTCTCGCGTAATCCATCAATGCACGACAGCGACACTAGCAGCACCTGCGAATTGTTCGCCTTGTGAAAGCCTGGTGCCAAGTCAATCGAGGGTACTTCACCGGCAAGCGGTCAACTTGACCTAATCTTCGCCCTCATTGGCCCGTCCTCGTAACGAGCCCAGGAACTGCAGCGCGGCGCTGCGCGTTTCAGGAGAGTTCAGGATCCCGAGATGGCTGGTGGAGAGGATTGTGTCGAATTGCGCCTGGCCGACAAGGTCAATTGTCTTGGCGCCGACGAGACCTCCGCTGGCGGTGAAATCGTGCGGCTTGCCGTCGCGATCCTCGGCGGGAAGGCCGGCGAAGACGCCGTCCGGCAGGCCGTTGTAGACGAAGTCGGGTGTTCCCGGCTTGTTGCGGATGACTAGGTAGCGCGTGGGACCGGGCGTTTCGCCTGCTGCGTTCAGGACCGTGAGCAACTGAGTGTGGTCGGAACCGTACTCGTCGCATAGCGCGCTATTCGGCGTGAAGCCGCCGAAGGCCGCCTGCTGGAAGAAGTTGGCCGGGTTGGGCGACCAGTCAATGATACCGTGATTAGGTCCTTCGATGGCGACGAGCCCCCGCACCTTGCTATAGGCATTGTCCTGCAGCATCCATTCGCGCGCCACGGTCACGCCGAGACTGTGGGCGACAATATCGACGCGCTTGGCGCCGGTGAAGTCGAGAACCGCCTGTACGAATTGGCGCAGGATCGGCACAGCCGCAGCAGTCGTGTGTGAGATGCCTGAGCGAAGGGTATTGTTCTGGATCAGGTCGCACTGATCGCCTTGATAACCCAGCCCCCAGAGCTCACTCGGGCGATAGCCGTGATCGAGGAAGAATTGCGCGAAGGCCTGCATGCGCCCAAAGGGGTTGCAGGCGGTCGCGAACGGAGTGTCGTTGTTGCCGTGGAGGAAGATCACCGGGACGCGGTCGACGCGGCCGACATCGGAGCCAAAGCCAATTACCGGCTTGCCGAGATAGAAGTTTTGGATCACCAGAAAGTGGTCGGGAAACTTCGCACCGATCTCGACGCTCTTGCCTGACGACGCGGCGCTCGCCAATCCTCCGGCGCTGACCTGCAGCAGAACCACGATGATGGCCGCAACGTGAAAATGTTTGGTGGTCATGGTCCCCTTCCACCTGGCATTCGCTTCAATGGATGGACTTGCGACCGCCGCTTGAATCTTAGGCGATCAGGCCTAGAAATTCCATTCCATAAAGGCAACTACCGGTTTTAAAACACGATGAAACACGATTAGCTGCGAATACGGCAGGTCTGCTGACCTTCCTAAGGACCCTCCTAAGGCGGATGCAAAGAAGTGCAAAGACTGGACATATTGCTGCGCTCGCATGAGTCCGGAATGACCATTATTGTGAGCCAGTTCACACGCGTGCCACGCGATATCTACTTTACTCCACCGCGCTGAAGAGGGCTCGGTAGTAGACCGGCCGGGACACGTCTTTCAGCCGATGAGGTAATTCTTAGGCCAAAGTGCAGGTCGACCTCCAGGTTCTCGGCCGGGAGCCGGCGAAGAGCAACTGCGTCACCATTCGTGTGATTGGCGAGGAAGTCCACATTGTCCCGTGAGCCCGACAGCTTGCACGCGGGCTTCAGAAATTATTCGCACAGCACTCAACGTAATGGTGATTCTAAGATTGTATGACGGGAGTGGCGTTTATGTACGAAAGAACTACTCGTTTGCGTGCCCACCAACGCAACATTGACCGTTATCAAGGCCTCCTCAGATCCGGTTTGAGCGACATTGAGTTGCGGTTCGTCGAACAGCGCTTGTCTGAGGAGCGACTTGCTTTGGCAATACTGCAATTCATGAGTCCAAACAATTCGTCGAAAGAAAATGGTCATCCATGTGCGCTGGAATAGCGCACGAAAAACCCAACCTGCAAGCAGCACCGGAAAACTAGGGCGTGTCCTCATAAATTCCGCTACGTCCGTTTTCGTCCCGAAAGCGGAAATCAGATCGGACATGGTCGATGTCCGCCGGCGACGTCAATCGTGGTTGTCATCATCGTCTTGGGGAGGCCGCCGAAGCATGGCGCAAGGCCAGACGGGAGCCGCATGAGGACGGCAGATGGGCATCCCGGCATCAACAGTCTCGCGTGCAGCAATGGCCAACAACCTGGCGTCTCTTGCCGAAATGCCCAGCGCATGCGCCGCGGACGATTCGAAAAGCGGGCTATGCTCGTCTCTCTCGGCACGCAACGTGTGAGGGTCGACGCCCGTGATTTTGTAGAAGATCACGAGTGCATCGAGATAGACGCCATAACTGCTGGGATGATAGCCGATCGGTGTGGTGCAGCACCCCGTCAATGGGTTGCTGTCCCAAAGATCGACCTGCTGGCGGGGATGGCGCGGCAAGTAAGGGTTCTCGACCGCTATGCCGAGATTGATGCCACTCACCCAAGCATCACCGGCGAGTGCAACGTCGACGTGGGAGCCAGTCGGATTGGCGGCGTCATACGCGCTTGCTTCGCCTGTATAGGCGTTGTGCAGATCCGACGCCATCTGGGCGATTGGGTCGATGGCGCCCACGTAGGGGGCAAAAGCCGGATTGCCGCCATTCTGCGCGGCCGTACTGCTGCCGAAGATCGGAGCGTCCGGATTGCTGCTGGTATAGCCATAGGAGGCCAGCGGCTGGGTCTCATAGAGAGTTATGGCGGCATTCTTCTTGCTCGCCGCAGCATCGGCAGCCTGAATGGCGTTGATCAGGCCACTCACGCCCGACTGAAACCCCGTGGGAACGCCACGCGTCGGCACACTCAGGCCATTGACCGTGACCGTCGTCGGCAGCGGCCGGAAGCTCTGGTCGTGCATGACGACGTGATCCCATTTGGCGCTGGCGATCAGCGGCAGCATTCCGGCCTCGCTGCCCTTGTTGTTGAGATAGCCGGTGAGCGTCGCACTGCTGACGGCGATCAATGAGACGTCGTAATGCAGCCCGGCTTCCTTGGTGAATTGCAGAAAGACACCGGCGACACCGCCGAACGGCCCAACCTCCGTGAACTGAGCCGACGGATTGCTTTGCAGATAATTCAATTGCCCCAGCAGGGTGCCCCCTGGGGTATTGGCTGTCGTGGGCGTCACCGGCGCTACCGCCTCGGCGCCCAAAGTGCACGGTCCGGTCGCGGTGGTTGCCGGGCACAGCAAGTCGTGAACGAGGTTCGGATTTGCGACGGAAGCCGCGGTGCCAGCATTGTAGTTGAGCGCAGGCGGGTATTTCCCGTGCGTGAAGCTGTTGCCGACGAACAGGATTTCGATGGGATTGGAGGCGGTCTGTGCCTTTGCAGAGCTTCCGCCCACCATCAATGTTGTGGCGACGGCGGCCGGGAGAACCAAACAAGCGCGTGCCGCGCGGCTGGCCTTAACTGACTCGATTCGGCTCGCGCCGCTCAAATGCAACATGATTCCCCCCATGTACTCGCTGCTCTGTTGGCGGCAGCTCCCAAGTCAGACTTGCAGACGTCAGATCCGTTGTAAAATATATTGTAACCGTATAGTTCATATCTGTTACGTATGGACCACTTGCGCATGGATTTGCGTCATCTCCGGTATTTCCTGGCTGTCGCTGAAGAGCGGCACATCACCCGTGCTGCGGCCCGGCTCGGGTTGCAGCAGCCTCCGCTGAGCCAGCAGATCCATGCCCTCGAGAAAGAACTGGGCACGAAGCTCTTCACCCGGCTGCCACGGGGCGTGGAGCTCACGCCGGCCGGCGAGGGTTTTCTGGAGGAAGCGCGCGCGGTGCTGAGCGGGGTCGAGCGCGCCCGCGTGCGAGCTCGCACCGCTGCCATGGGCCAGCGCGGCCGGATCTCGATCGGCCTGACAACTTCGGCTTCACTGCATCCCGGAGTGACGCGTGTGTTGCGCGCCTACGCCGATAGCCACGTCGCGATAGCGCTCGATCTGCACGCGAGCAGCGCGGCTGGCCTGACCGAAGCGCTTCTACGCGAGGATGTGCAGGTGGCCATCATTCGCGCAGCCGTGGCGCGACCGGCGGGGCTGATTTTCGAGGAGCTGACCCGGGAAAACATGCTCGTTGCGCTGCCGCGCGACCATCACCTCGTCAAACGCACGGCTTCCGGCGAGAACGCGCCGGTGCCGTTACGAGCGCTGGCGGCCGAGCGGCTGATCCTGGTACGCCGCCATGCCGCTCCGGGCATGTACGCCAACGTCATTGAGGCCTGCTACAAGGCCGGCTTCGAACCTCTCGTCGTTGCCGAGGTGGAGCAGATGCTGATCAGCATCAATCTGGTCGCCGCCGGCATCGGCATCTCGCTGGTCCCTGCGTCGATTCGGGAAGTTCGGCAGGAAGGCATCGCGTATTGTCCGATATTGGATGCGCCGTCCTTGATTGCGCCACTGACTCTCGTCTATCGGCGTGGCGAGGCCCGGTCGATCGTAACCGATTTTATTGAAATCAGTGAGCAAGGGCTCAAACCACCCCGCGCCACGACGGCAAGGCCGCCTTCGAGCGAAGCGGGTAACGGCTCGCGCGCGAAGAACGAGTCAAAAAAGGCCAAAGTGTCCGCGGCATCGAAGGGGAAAAGAATTTAGTTTGGTGTATCTCAGGTCATCCATTCCTGAGATAGTTGATGACGATCATCGTGATCATCCCGCCGATGGATGGGATCAGCGTCCGCCTGACGATTTCGAATGGGGGGCATTCTCCGGCTTTGCTGACCGCAACGATCACGCCGGACACGGGAGAAATTGCGCGTCCCATTCCTGCTACGAGTTGCATCGGGAGAAGCAACGTGACCGCACCGACCCCGAACTTCGTCGCGATGGCGGGTGCGAGGCTCGAGAATGAAAAAAACGCCGCGACTCCGGAACCCGTGATCACGGCGGTCATAGCGACAATCAACGTCATGACCACGGACATGGCGTCAACGCCGAATCCCGCGTCGCGCACGGAGTCGATTAGGTAGTCTACCGTTCCTAGGGCCTCCAGCCCGCGTGCAAAGACATCGGCACAGACCAGCAACGACACGACGCTGGCGAAGCTTGATCCGATGCCGTTAAAAAAAATTTGGAAGCCTTTCAGGACGTCCCTGACGTCCTTCCGCACGCAGAGCTCGCAGGCGAGGCCCGCCGCCGAGCCGAGTACCATGGCGGTGACAACGTCGATGGTTACCTCACCCACGAGAAGCGGGCTGAACACCAGGATCAGAGTGATCGGAAAGAGCGGCAGCAAAGCATAGAAGCCGCGCGAATCCTCACGGATCTGCTCGCCCGTTGCGGTATCGGAGTCCACCACCCTGATGGCGACGTTGTTTTTCCTGTCAAAATACCGCGAAGAAACAAGGACGAGGATTGCGACCACTGCCATGACCCACACGGCTACCGGTATCTGATGCTGAACAAAGTAAACTGCCGGCGGGATTCCCGCCGTCTTGGCGGCTAGATTTGCCGTCCCCACTGCCGGCCCGAGATCCATGAACGAACATAGTGCAATCATTGCTGCTGCTGCTGGCTTGCTTACACCGAGTGAAACCATCATCGGAAAGAAGCTCATCAGCAGAAGCATGGCGAGCCCGGCGGCGCTCGGAATGGCGACGTGAAGACTTTGGCCGAGAATGTAGCCCAACGTCAGAACGAGATAGGGCGCCTTGATCATCCTGAGTGGTCTGATGCAAAGCCGAACCATGGCGGCCGTTGCACCGATGTGGTCCATGTAATCGGCGAACGCGGCAGACGCCATAATGATCAACCCGATCCCGCTCATCTGCGTGACCAGCGAATCCTTCACGACGGCAAAAACGTCAAAACCCATCCATCCTGTCGATTTGGCCTTCTGATGCAGGATGAACTGGTCGGGAAACAGCGTCGCGGCCGACACCAGCAGGACCAATCCGGCCACCAACAAAACGGGTTGCGGTTGGTAATTCCGTATGATCATCGCCGCAGCAACGACAACGACAGCAACACCTATAACGAGACCCAACAAGAGCGGCTCCTCATTCTTGCTGTTCTTCCGACAGGAAGCCCTCAATGAGCTCGCTGTAGGAATCAGGCATCTCGAAATAAGGAGCGTGGCCAACGCCCGGCATTTCGACATGTCTCGTCATGGGTGTCAGTCTGAGTAGGTCGGCTTTCAAGTCCGGCCGAACATCCGTGTCCATTTCGCCGGTCAGAACCAGGATCGGCATCCTGAGTGTGGGCAGCAGCGAACGATTGTCTGCACGCTGCAACATCCGTGTCGCGCGACGCAGGCCTTCCGGATTGACCTCGGAGGCGATCTCTGCGGCATGGTCGAACACACAGGTGGGGACGGACGCGGGCAGGAGATCGCGCGCGCGGTTTGCTCCATATGCAATCGGACCGATCCCGTAAAACTCGCGCATCCGGCTCTCGAACTTTGAGGGCATCGGTGCGGCTTGAGGATCGCCATAACCGGCATGCGAGCACGACAATACGAGGCGCGAAACCAGCTCTGGAAACCTTGCGGCGAAACATGCGGCAACCGCTCCACCCATGGAATGTCCGACAAGAGAAATTCTTGGCCGGCCGATACTGGCGACGAGCCCACACAAAGCTTGGATATACGCATCAATCGAGGCTGATACGAGCGCGGACTGTCCATAACCCGGAGCGTCCCAAGCGATTACGCGATAATTCCGGGATAGATGAGCAAACTGAAAGGCCCAGCTTTTCGAACTGCCGAGCAAACCGTGCAGAAAGACGACTGCTTCTCCGTCCCCGCGAGATCGAAACGCTAACTGACCATTAGGCAGTGCTGCGAATTGCAACGGCGGGCACACCGGCACTGATACTGGAGCGTCGCAAATCATGAAGCCGATCTAACGACCGAGGCGAATCGGTATGAATTCATTTCGTGCATTCCGTCTCGCAAAGGCTCTTTCTATCGCTGCAGCCTGCAAAATGCAGACATGCGGACATCAATGACGTCTCGCTCGCGTTGATCGACAAAAGTACATTTTGCTGCCGATAGGTCAAATACCCCGGGGACGCATGATGCGATACGATCCAAGTATGAGATGCAGGCTAACCTCGCTGTGCACGCTCAGGCTGCAAGAGGCATTGATGGCCAGGGTCTGAACGCCGCGCCTATCCCTGGGGCTTGCATTTTGTTGGATTTTGTTCGGCTAGTCCGACCTTCAGGGCGGCGGTCGCTCCGCGGCCTGTTTCCCGATTCAACTTGATCTTTCGAATTTTTGGAAAACTGTGTCATCGTCGGGATCGATATCGATGTGGTTAAAAGCGATCGAGCCGGTGATGCCGGTCACAATCAAGACCACTGGGACCCGGGGGAAGCGATGCGATTGATCAAACTTGTCCAAGTCACGTTGGTTTTAGGGATACTTGGATTTTCGTTCGCGCCGCTTATCGTCGTTGAAGCGGTTGCAGGTCCGTACGAAGACGCCGAGGCGGCATATGACGCTCAGAACTACGCTAAGACGTTGAAGGATTTGAATCCCCTTGTAATGCCGTCAATGATAAAGTGCAGTATCTGCTGGGCAGGATGTACGCGCTCGGTCGCGGCGTTACTCAGAACTACCAGGAAGCGCTGAAATTGTACCGACTGGCAGGGGCACAAGGCAACCGTGACGCGCTGAGCAGTATCGGCAACTTGTACGCTATGGGTAAGGGCGTCACCCGGGACGACAACGAAGCACTGAAGTGGTTCCGGCTGTCTGCGGCACAGGGAAATGCCCATGGGGAACACGGGCTTGGCAACAAGTACGCAAGTGGGACAGGCGTCGGCAAGGATATTGTGCGTGCTTACATGTGGTACAGTCTGGCGGTGGCACAGGGCAACAGCACTTCCGTTACGAGCCGGGATTACAGCGCTGCCGAAATGACAGTTGCGCAAATCGCCCAGGCGAAGGCGATGGCGGCGAAATGCAAGGCGTCCAACTACAAGGACTGCGGTTGATGTGCGCTATGCGACTCCTCAACGGCGGGGTTTGGCTCGTGTCTTGAGCGTGGGAGCAGCAGGACTTTCGAAGATGGCCGAGGGTCCCCTTCCTACGCTCTTGTTCTCCTCTACCGTCAAGCGGCTTCCAGAAGGTTCGCAGCTACTCTCATCCCTGATTTACGTTACGCTTGCTGGTCGACCCGTTGACGGATGGGACATCATGGGACACCCAACCGCAAGGCAAATTAAACCGCCCTCCAAGACAGCGCTTTTCAACGCGGCGAGTCGCTGGGATACCGCGGCGGTCAAGATGATATTAGCTGCGGCTCCCGAGCTCGCAGAGACCATAGATCCCGGAGGTCGCAGAGCTCTCCATGTCGCCTGCGCCGTGAGGCCTGGCACCAGCATGCTTGGTGAACCCAACGGCATCAAGACCGTCACCGCACTCCTAAATGCGGGCGCGGGCTTGGAGGTTGAGGTGCCCATGGACGAGGACGAAGGCGACTTCCGAGCGACCCCGCTTTGGTATGCCGTCGCGCGCGGCGAGAACCTGCCTTTGGTGCGGTTTCTCCTGAAGCGCGGTGCGGATGCGAGCTATTCGCTGTGGGCAGCGGTATGGCGCGATGACGATGTGCTGTGTCGCGAACTCCTGAAGGTCAAGCCACGCCTAAATCTCAGGGCTCATGGCGAGACCCCGATCTTCTATGCTGCTCGGCTCAAACGGCTGAAGACTTTGGATCCGCTGATCAAGGCGGGCGCAGATCCGTCGATCATTGACAGTCATGGCCGGAGTGCCGTCGACATCGCGCGCGGGCACGCCATCTGCCGAAAGATTTCCTCGACCGTCTGACGCATTTGAAGCCGCGCGCTTAGTTTCGCAAAGGCGGATTCACTTCCTTACGTGCCGTTCTCCGGCGCTCGGCCAACCCTCGTAGAGTTCGCGGCTACTCAGGCGAGCATTCATCGGTATCGGCGGGCGCAGAGCGCCCCATCATAGCGCCACGGCGAATGAGTAGTGCCCATCTTCATCGGCCGCGGCGCGCCATTTACCCCAGGACACGCTGTCGCAGCCTGCCCCCCGCTTCTCCGATCGAGCCCGCCAAGACGCTCGGCTGCCGGCCTTTGATTTCGGCTGCGGATAATTTCTTCCACCGCCCACGCCGGCCAAAGTGGGATCACAGCCGCACGATCGCAATACTACGATGCATAGCTGGATAGCGCGTAGGGCGGTCGCTTGATGGTTTCGGCACGGAAAATGCTTTGCAAGCGGTCGATTCATGTCTCAACGACCCTGCTACGTAAGTATCTGCACCAGAGGGAGGACCTTCCATGCATGGCCAAAGAATCATCGAAATTGCCCTGTCCACGACCAGATGCTTGCTAGCCGGCGCAAGCGTCCTCGTTGCCACACTCTGCACTGGTCCCGCATTCGCCGACGATGACGGG comes from the Bradyrhizobium erythrophlei genome and includes:
- a CDS encoding LysR family transcriptional regulator; translated protein: MDLRHLRYFLAVAEERHITRAAARLGLQQPPLSQQIHALEKELGTKLFTRLPRGVELTPAGEGFLEEARAVLSGVERARVRARTAAMGQRGRISIGLTTSASLHPGVTRVLRAYADSHVAIALDLHASSAAGLTEALLREDVQVAIIRAAVARPAGLIFEELTRENMLVALPRDHHLVKRTASGENAPVPLRALAAERLILVRRHAAPGMYANVIEACYKAGFEPLVVAEVEQMLISINLVAAGIGISLVPASIREVRQEGIAYCPILDAPSLIAPLTLVYRRGEARSIVTDFIEISEQGLKPPRATTARPPSSEAGNGSRAKNESKKAKVSAASKGKRI
- the dcuC gene encoding C4-dicarboxylate transporter DcuC produces the protein MLGLVIGVAVVVVAAAMIIRNYQPQPVLLVAGLVLLVSAATLFPDQFILHQKAKSTGWMGFDVFAVVKDSLVTQMSGIGLIIMASAAFADYMDHIGATAAMVRLCIRPLRMIKAPYLVLTLGYILGQSLHVAIPSAAGLAMLLLMSFFPMMVSLGVSKPAAAAMIALCSFMDLGPAVGTANLAAKTAGIPPAVYFVQHQIPVAVWVMAVVAILVLVSSRYFDRKNNVAIRVVDSDTATGEQIREDSRGFYALLPLFPITLILVFSPLLVGEVTIDVVTAMVLGSAAGLACELCVRKDVRDVLKGFQIFFNGIGSSFASVVSLLVCADVFARGLEALGTVDYLIDSVRDAGFGVDAMSVVMTLIVAMTAVITGSGVAAFFSFSSLAPAIATKFGVGAVTLLLPMQLVAGMGRAISPVSGVIVAVSKAGECPPFEIVRRTLIPSIGGMITMIVINYLRNG
- a CDS encoding alpha/beta fold hydrolase is translated as MICDAPVSVPVCPPLQFAALPNGQLAFRSRGDGEAVVFLHGLLGSSKSWAFQFAHLSRNYRVIAWDAPGYGQSALVSASIDAYIQALCGLVASIGRPRISLVGHSMGGAVAACFAARFPELVSRLVLSCSHAGYGDPQAAPMPSKFESRMREFYGIGPIAYGANRARDLLPASVPTCVFDHAAEIASEVNPEGLRRATRMLQRADNRSLLPTLRMPILVLTGEMDTDVRPDLKADLLRLTPMTRHVEMPGVGHAPYFEMPDSYSELIEGFLSEEQQE
- a CDS encoding tetratricopeptide repeat protein; this encodes MQYLLGRMYALGRGVTQNYQEALKLYRLAGAQGNRDALSSIGNLYAMGKGVTRDDNEALKWFRLSAAQGNAHGEHGLGNKYASGTGVGKDIVRAYMWYSLAVAQGNSTSVTSRDYSAAEMTVAQIAQAKAMAAKCKASNYKDCG
- a CDS encoding ankyrin repeat domain-containing protein, translating into MLGEPNGIKTVTALLNAGAGLEVEVPMDEDEGDFRATPLWYAVARGENLPLVRFLLKRGADASYSLWAAVWRDDDVLCRELLKVKPRLNLRAHGETPIFYAARLKRLKTLDPLIKAGADPSIIDSHGRSAVDIARGHAICRKISSTV